From Pelagicoccus sp. SDUM812003, a single genomic window includes:
- a CDS encoding NAD(P)(+) transhydrogenase (Re/Si-specific) subunit beta, translating to MEALINLAYVAAATLFVFGIKMLGSANTARRGNLISGVGMLLAVVVTLVDRSILSYTWILVGLAIGGVVGILAARLVKMTSMPELVALFNGFGGLASLLVAWAELEKIRAMGWGPYEQLMQSHPMFSSFVIYAAMLIGGVTFTGSLFAYGKLSGKVSGRAMVFGGQKAINILILLAIVGLGVFFTITSDLAVAEKVFLVAVALSLLFGVMGVMPIGGGDMPVVISLLNSLSGLAASAAGFVIYNNVLIVAGCLVGASGLILTVIMCKAMNRSLANVLFSGFGASSQSVGDDDDREPKALSVEDAYYVLEAARSVVVIPGYGMAVAQAQHAVKEMAGLLEENGAEVNFAIHPVAGRMPGHMNVLLAEADVEYEKLLEMDTVNPMMPTVDVAIVIGANDVVNPAAADDPSSPIYGMPIIEAHKAKTVFVLKRGQGKGFSGLVNKLFVLENTNMIYGDAKATISSIVNELKGAQ from the coding sequence ATGGAAGCGCTCATCAATCTCGCTTACGTGGCAGCGGCCACGCTTTTCGTATTTGGCATCAAGATGCTAGGTTCCGCCAACACGGCGCGCCGAGGAAACTTGATTTCAGGCGTCGGCATGTTGCTGGCGGTGGTGGTCACGCTGGTGGACCGCAGCATCCTGAGCTACACTTGGATTTTGGTCGGTCTGGCGATCGGCGGCGTGGTCGGCATCCTGGCCGCCCGTCTGGTCAAGATGACCTCCATGCCGGAGCTGGTAGCCTTGTTCAACGGTTTCGGTGGCTTGGCCAGTCTGCTGGTCGCCTGGGCGGAACTGGAGAAGATCCGGGCCATGGGCTGGGGGCCGTACGAGCAACTGATGCAATCCCATCCGATGTTCAGCAGCTTCGTCATCTACGCCGCGATGCTCATTGGCGGCGTCACCTTCACCGGCTCGCTGTTCGCCTACGGGAAGCTTTCCGGCAAGGTCAGCGGCCGAGCGATGGTGTTCGGGGGCCAGAAGGCCATAAACATCCTCATCCTGCTGGCGATTGTCGGCCTCGGGGTGTTTTTCACCATCACTTCCGACCTGGCGGTGGCGGAAAAGGTCTTTCTGGTGGCGGTCGCTCTCTCTCTGCTCTTCGGAGTGATGGGCGTCATGCCGATTGGAGGCGGCGACATGCCGGTGGTGATTTCCCTGCTCAACAGTCTGTCTGGCCTCGCGGCCTCGGCGGCCGGGTTCGTCATCTACAACAACGTGCTCATCGTGGCCGGCTGCTTGGTCGGAGCGAGCGGTCTGATCCTCACTGTCATCATGTGCAAAGCCATGAATCGCTCCCTGGCCAACGTGCTGTTTAGCGGCTTCGGAGCGAGCAGTCAGTCTGTGGGCGACGACGATGACCGGGAGCCCAAGGCCCTGTCGGTGGAGGACGCCTACTACGTGCTGGAGGCGGCCCGATCGGTGGTGGTCATTCCCGGCTACGGCATGGCGGTAGCCCAGGCTCAGCATGCGGTTAAGGAAATGGCTGGCTTGCTGGAGGAGAACGGCGCCGAAGTGAACTTCGCCATCCACCCGGTCGCGGGGCGCATGCCCGGCCACATGAACGTGCTGCTGGCGGAGGCGGATGTGGAGTACGAGAAGCTGTTGGAGATGGACACCGTCAATCCCATGATGCCGACGGTCGACGTGGCGATCGTCATCGGCGCCAACGACGTGGTGAATCCAGCTGCTGCGGACGATCCCTCGAGTCCGATCTATGGCATGCCGATCATCGAGGCTCACAAGGCCAAGACGGTCTTCGTGCTCAAGCGCGGCCAAGGCAAGGGATTCTCCGGCCTCGTGAACAAGCTCTTCGTGCTGGAAAACACCAACATGATCTACGGCGACGCCAAGGCCACCATCTCCTCGATCGTCAACGAGTTGAAAGGAGCCCAATAG
- a CDS encoding BlaI/MecI/CopY family transcriptional regulator codes for MEEGPKISDAEWEVMKVVWDHAPMTATEVLERLPHDQWKQKTVNTFLARLEAKGVISSQREGRANVYSVVLSESECCRTEGSHFLSKVFRGKVAPMMLHFIENEELTDKELDELRMILEQKAR; via the coding sequence ATGGAAGAAGGCCCCAAAATTTCCGATGCCGAGTGGGAGGTCATGAAAGTCGTCTGGGATCATGCTCCCATGACGGCGACCGAAGTACTCGAACGTCTCCCTCACGACCAATGGAAGCAGAAGACGGTGAACACCTTTCTGGCTCGATTGGAAGCGAAGGGGGTAATTTCCTCCCAGCGGGAGGGTAGAGCCAACGTCTACTCGGTCGTCCTGAGCGAAAGCGAATGCTGCAGGACCGAGGGTAGCCATTTTCTCAGCAAAGTCTTCCGAGGCAAAGTCGCGCCGATGATGCTCCACTTCATCGAAAACGAGGAATTGACCGACAAGGAGCTGGACGAACTGAGAATGATCCTCGAGCAGAAGGCGAGGTAG
- a CDS encoding M56 family metallopeptidase, producing MADLFWSFWDASVRFALLSVLLLVAVPLLRRWVSPKLLCLAWALLVLRLSFPLALPFSGSIFNLNESLQPSTWVNALRSGVVDAGLGETVLPAFRTQDELVKSSLVGFSWENALVTLWVLGFVFFLGGLLKNAVQLHRFFARAERHNSGRLYEIFKDTRRRFGIHANVPLLVSDDVKTPGIAGIFNPRVVIPRFCAEDLSDEEIRCVLLHELTHYRRGDLFLHHLLLLICFVHWYNPLVWLVFRQFKISMEQACDADVVNTESITTVKQYGLTLLQVMKRSRGVSVSPAGALCLLGNRRSSALKDRIHLIAAPRRPTALCLALGLSLFGVSFVYSITGEAESEREGERLLGLTRFAGPLLFVQDRENRYGDLDLGLNSAHLRTPQSWIQQVDVSEFQGQEVLVRVSYSVNASSESQNFWVNIKNQNGFVIANERRIGSSTDETRLQRVEVPIRLAYTAVELEYGLTASGGAGVWIESFEVLTPSGRPKL from the coding sequence ATGGCTGACTTATTCTGGTCTTTCTGGGACGCCTCGGTGCGTTTCGCTTTGCTCAGCGTTCTTTTGCTGGTCGCGGTGCCGCTCCTTCGTCGCTGGGTTTCGCCCAAGCTGCTCTGCCTCGCGTGGGCCTTGCTGGTGCTGCGCCTCTCGTTTCCCTTGGCTCTGCCGTTTAGCGGAAGCATCTTCAACCTGAACGAAAGCCTTCAGCCCTCCACTTGGGTGAACGCGCTGCGAAGCGGCGTGGTGGACGCCGGTTTAGGCGAGACGGTGCTGCCGGCCTTCCGCACCCAGGACGAGCTGGTGAAGAGCAGCCTGGTCGGGTTCTCTTGGGAAAACGCTTTGGTCACGCTTTGGGTGCTCGGCTTTGTTTTCTTTCTAGGCGGTCTTTTGAAAAACGCCGTGCAGCTGCATCGATTCTTCGCTCGGGCGGAGCGGCACAACTCCGGTCGTTTGTATGAGATCTTCAAGGACACGCGGCGTCGCTTCGGCATCCATGCCAACGTGCCGCTGCTGGTATCGGACGATGTGAAGACGCCAGGAATCGCAGGGATCTTCAACCCGCGAGTCGTCATCCCGCGTTTCTGCGCCGAGGATCTCAGCGACGAGGAGATCCGCTGCGTATTGCTGCACGAGCTCACGCACTACCGCCGGGGCGACCTTTTTCTTCACCACCTGCTTCTACTGATCTGTTTCGTGCACTGGTACAACCCGCTCGTTTGGCTGGTTTTCCGTCAGTTTAAGATCTCCATGGAGCAGGCCTGCGATGCGGACGTGGTGAACACCGAAAGCATCACTACGGTCAAGCAATATGGTTTGACCCTGCTGCAGGTGATGAAGCGCTCGCGCGGCGTTTCCGTTTCTCCAGCAGGCGCCCTTTGTCTGTTGGGAAACCGTCGCTCCAGCGCCTTGAAGGACCGCATTCACCTCATCGCTGCCCCGCGCCGACCGACCGCGCTTTGTCTCGCGTTGGGCTTGAGCCTTTTCGGGGTGTCGTTCGTGTATTCGATCACGGGCGAAGCCGAGTCCGAGAGAGAAGGCGAGCGCCTCCTGGGACTGACGCGCTTCGCGGGGCCTCTGCTTTTCGTTCAAGACAGGGAGAACCGCTATGGCGACCTCGACCTCGGACTGAACTCCGCTCATCTGCGCACGCCGCAAAGCTGGATTCAACAAGTAGATGTATCGGAGTTTCAAGGACAGGAAGTCCTGGTCCGTGTCTCCTACAGCGTGAACGCCTCGAGCGAGAGTCAGAACTTCTGGGTCAACATCAAGAACCAGAACGGGTTCGTGATCGCGAACGAGCGGCGGATCGGTTCGTCGACGGATGAAACGCGGTTGCAGCGCGTGGAGGTGCCGATTCGCTTGGCCTATACCGCGGTGGAGTTGGAATACGGACTCACGGCATCGGGAGGCGCCGGCGTTTGGATAGAGTCGTTCGAGGTGCTGACCCCAAGCGGTAGACCGAAGCTTTAG
- a CDS encoding SDR family oxidoreductase gives MDQRAIVVTGGERGIGRGIVERFVRDGCAVFVLGLDDEKGALLEQALANVRWRHCDVSVERNVEESMAWVLESAGGIDALVCNAGIASPRRAPLQELSLDDWTRVLSVNLTGPFLCAKHACVGLQRRRGSVVMIASTRARMSEPNTFAYSASKGGLVALTHALATSLGPEVRVNSVSPGWIHVGEGEELSASDHSQHLVGRVGTPKDVADLVAYLAGEVSGFVTGQDFVVDGGMTRKMIYED, from the coding sequence ATGGATCAACGGGCAATCGTTGTCACCGGCGGCGAGAGAGGAATCGGACGCGGCATCGTGGAACGTTTCGTTCGCGATGGTTGCGCCGTTTTCGTTTTAGGCCTCGATGACGAGAAGGGTGCTTTGCTGGAGCAAGCGCTTGCGAACGTTCGATGGCGCCATTGCGATGTGAGTGTCGAACGAAACGTCGAGGAGTCGATGGCTTGGGTTTTGGAGTCGGCGGGTGGAATCGACGCCTTGGTATGCAATGCCGGGATCGCCTCGCCACGGCGCGCTCCTTTGCAGGAGCTTTCGCTCGACGACTGGACTCGGGTGCTTTCGGTCAACCTGACGGGACCGTTCCTTTGCGCGAAGCACGCATGCGTCGGGTTGCAACGCCGACGGGGCAGCGTGGTGATGATCGCCTCGACGCGGGCCAGAATGTCGGAACCGAACACCTTCGCCTATTCCGCCTCCAAAGGCGGCCTGGTCGCCTTGACTCATGCTCTGGCCACGAGCTTAGGTCCGGAAGTGAGGGTGAACTCTGTATCTCCAGGATGGATACACGTAGGAGAGGGGGAGGAGCTCTCGGCCAGCGATCACAGCCAGCATCTCGTCGGCCGGGTGGGGACTCCTAAAGACGTCGCCGATCTGGTGGCGTATTTAGCGGGAGAGGTAAGCGGCTTCGTCACGGGTCAGGATTTCGTGGTGGACGGTGGAATGACGCGCAAGATGATTTACGAAGACTAG
- a CDS encoding radical SAM protein: MERAYDRELSESARSSVIGFPNGIATVTFTQGCNLRCPWCYHKGVDGEVLPCRSTDFDGEACLRSLAQRKDRLRGVSLSGCEPLLQPRLPEFIAKIKDLGLLVKIDTNGTLPHRLKHLLDRKLLDYVALEIKAPIDDAGAYSFAGGGLIDISRLRDSVDLLCQAAPCGEFRTTLAPSFHKIGLLRRIVRSLPNDLPHCFEILNPKNAKSGYWKQLYPVSDDLLREMINQLRWEFPGHSLLIRSKSGSAYRSADAR, translated from the coding sequence ATGGAAAGGGCATACGACAGGGAGCTATCCGAGTCAGCACGATCATCCGTCATCGGTTTTCCGAATGGCATCGCTACAGTGACCTTCACCCAAGGCTGCAACTTGCGCTGCCCTTGGTGCTACCACAAAGGCGTCGATGGCGAGGTCTTGCCGTGCCGCTCCACGGATTTCGATGGAGAAGCCTGCCTTCGTTCCCTGGCTCAGCGCAAGGACAGACTGCGCGGGGTCTCGCTAAGCGGTTGCGAACCGCTGCTTCAACCGCGATTGCCGGAGTTTATCGCCAAGATCAAGGACCTCGGGCTTCTTGTTAAAATCGATACCAACGGCACCCTCCCCCATCGACTCAAGCATCTGCTGGATCGCAAGCTGCTCGACTATGTCGCTCTAGAGATAAAAGCGCCCATTGACGACGCGGGCGCCTACAGTTTCGCCGGTGGCGGACTGATCGACATCTCCCGGCTCCGCGATTCGGTGGACTTGCTCTGTCAGGCCGCCCCGTGCGGAGAGTTTCGCACCACACTCGCTCCTAGCTTCCACAAGATCGGCCTGCTTCGCCGCATCGTGCGATCCCTCCCCAACGACCTGCCGCACTGTTTCGAGATCCTGAATCCCAAAAACGCAAAAAGCGGCTACTGGAAACAGCTGTATCCAGTTTCCGATGACCTGCTACGCGAAATGATAAACCAGCTTCGCTGGGAGTTCCCCGGACACAGCCTTCTGATCAGAAGCAAAAGCGGTTCAGCCTATCGCTCGGCCGACGCAAGGTAG
- a CDS encoding PA0069 family radical SAM protein yields MDAPARSLRGRGASTNPANRFEPFLVERVETGLQDDEPALTTTFYEDASESIISYNSSPDIPFDASVNPYRGCEHGCSYCYARPFHEYLGFSAGLDFETKIMVKRRAAALLKEELSSSMWRPQLVAMSGVTDPYQPIEKRFGLTRACLQVLLDFRNPVGVVTKNRLAARDLEIYGELARRDLCHVTVSLNSLDAELARKMEPRTSSPKGRLEMISAFASMEVPVGILIAPVIPGLNDHEIPAILKAAKQAGASYASYILLRLPLGVKDIFFDWVERLYPSKRQRIEDRLRDLRDGQLNRSTFGERFRGSGIFADQIRQLFEVSRRKAGLAAGPPDLSVADFRRPLSPQLELGL; encoded by the coding sequence ATGGATGCCCCCGCTCGCAGCTTGAGAGGCCGAGGTGCCTCGACGAACCCTGCCAACCGATTCGAGCCGTTTCTGGTCGAGCGGGTCGAAACGGGTTTGCAGGATGACGAGCCAGCGCTGACCACCACGTTTTACGAGGACGCCTCGGAGAGCATCATCAGCTACAACAGCAGTCCCGACATACCATTCGACGCCAGCGTAAATCCCTATCGCGGCTGCGAGCATGGCTGCTCGTACTGTTACGCTCGACCCTTTCACGAGTACCTGGGATTTTCCGCGGGGTTGGATTTCGAGACCAAAATCATGGTGAAGCGTCGGGCGGCCGCTTTGTTGAAGGAGGAGCTGAGCTCTAGCATGTGGCGACCGCAGCTTGTCGCCATGAGTGGCGTGACCGATCCCTATCAACCCATCGAAAAGCGCTTTGGCCTGACGAGGGCCTGCCTTCAGGTGCTGCTGGACTTTCGCAATCCGGTGGGCGTGGTGACAAAGAATCGCCTAGCTGCGCGTGACTTGGAAATCTACGGGGAACTTGCCCGAAGGGATCTTTGCCACGTGACGGTTTCCTTAAACAGCTTGGATGCTGAACTCGCCCGCAAGATGGAGCCGCGCACCAGTTCGCCAAAAGGTCGACTTGAAATGATTTCGGCTTTCGCGTCCATGGAGGTGCCGGTGGGAATCCTGATCGCTCCAGTGATACCTGGTCTAAACGACCATGAAATTCCGGCCATCCTGAAGGCGGCCAAGCAGGCGGGGGCTAGCTATGCGAGCTACATCCTGCTGCGTCTGCCGCTTGGGGTTAAGGACATCTTTTTCGATTGGGTGGAGCGCCTGTATCCGAGCAAGCGTCAGCGGATCGAAGATCGACTTCGCGATTTGAGAGACGGCCAGTTGAACCGCTCGACGTTTGGCGAGCGCTTTCGTGGAAGCGGCATTTTCGCTGATCAGATAAGGCAGCTCTTTGAGGTTAGCCGTCGCAAGGCGGGGCTGGCCGCTGGTCCGCCGGACTTAAGCGTTGCGGATTTCAGAAGGCCGCTATCGCCCCAACTCGAGCTGGGTCTATAG
- a CDS encoding ankyrin repeat domain-containing protein, producing the protein MTTAQTESLSQDELERYRELQDLAIQLARTGESDTLDSMLAAGMPVNLQDPKGNSLLMLASYNGNVDTTRTILQRGADPNLRNDRGQTPLGGAAFKGYLEIMQVLIDAGADVNADNGGGKTPLFFATLFGRLKARKLLKSAGARLWNRSS; encoded by the coding sequence ATGACTACTGCTCAAACAGAATCCCTTAGCCAGGACGAGCTCGAACGCTACCGCGAGCTGCAAGACCTCGCGATCCAACTTGCCCGTACCGGAGAATCGGATACACTCGACAGCATGCTCGCCGCTGGCATGCCAGTGAACTTGCAGGACCCAAAGGGAAACTCGTTGCTCATGCTGGCGAGCTACAATGGGAACGTGGATACGACGAGAACGATCCTGCAGCGGGGCGCGGACCCCAACTTGCGAAACGACCGAGGGCAAACACCGCTAGGCGGCGCCGCCTTTAAGGGCTACCTGGAAATCATGCAGGTCTTGATCGACGCGGGAGCCGACGTCAACGCTGACAACGGAGGCGGAAAAACGCCCCTTTTCTTCGCCACCTTGTTTGGCCGCTTGAAAGCGAGAAAGCTCCTGAAGAGCGCCGGAGCGAGACTTTGGAATCGGTCATCGTAA
- a CDS encoding catalase: MNKTPKLTTTAGNPIADNQNSLSAGPRGPLLMQDYQLIEKLAHQNRERIPERVVHAKGWGAFGTFTVTNDITKYTRASIFSEVGKRTELVARFSTVAGELGAADAERDVRGFALKFYTDEGNWDLVGNNTPVFFVRDPYKFPDFIHTQKRHPKTHLRSATAAWDFWSLSPESLHQVTILMSDRGIPTAPMFMNGYGSHTYSFWNEAGERHWVKFHFKTQQGHKHLTNEEAEAVVGKTRESYQEALFGAIENKDYPKWTVCVQIMPEKDAEKTPYNPFDLTKVWPHGDYPLIEVGVMELNRNAGNYFTEIEMAAYSPSNIVPGIGHSPDKMLQARVFSYADAHRYRLGTHYEALPVNRPKNEVNHYHKDGAMRFFQNDAGNPDLYYEPNSFGGPAEDPSYAEPPLGISGDADRYDHREGNDDYTQPGNLYRLFNDSQRDRLHRNIASAMQGVPENIVRRQLNHFHRADPAYAQGVARALGIEFEPDDELASLGA; this comes from the coding sequence ATGAACAAGACACCTAAACTTACGACGACCGCCGGCAATCCTATCGCCGACAACCAGAATTCCCTCTCCGCCGGACCGCGCGGACCGCTTCTGATGCAGGACTACCAGCTGATCGAGAAGCTCGCCCATCAAAACCGGGAGCGCATCCCCGAGCGCGTGGTGCACGCCAAAGGCTGGGGCGCCTTCGGGACCTTCACCGTCACCAACGACATCACGAAGTACACTCGCGCCAGCATCTTTTCCGAGGTGGGCAAGCGGACAGAGCTGGTGGCCCGCTTCAGTACAGTGGCCGGCGAGCTTGGGGCAGCGGACGCGGAGCGCGACGTGCGAGGCTTCGCTCTGAAATTCTACACCGACGAGGGAAACTGGGACTTGGTGGGCAACAATACACCCGTCTTCTTCGTGCGCGATCCCTACAAGTTTCCCGACTTCATCCACACCCAAAAGCGGCATCCCAAGACGCACCTTCGTTCCGCCACCGCCGCATGGGACTTCTGGTCGCTCTCGCCGGAAAGCCTCCACCAGGTCACCATACTGATGAGCGATCGAGGCATTCCCACCGCCCCGATGTTCATGAACGGCTACGGCTCGCACACCTACAGCTTCTGGAACGAAGCGGGCGAACGCCACTGGGTGAAGTTTCATTTCAAGACCCAGCAAGGCCACAAGCACCTGACCAACGAGGAAGCCGAAGCCGTGGTGGGAAAGACCCGAGAAAGCTATCAGGAAGCCCTCTTCGGAGCGATCGAGAACAAGGACTATCCGAAGTGGACCGTCTGCGTCCAGATCATGCCGGAAAAGGACGCAGAGAAAACGCCCTACAATCCCTTCGACCTGACCAAGGTCTGGCCCCACGGGGACTACCCGCTCATCGAAGTCGGCGTCATGGAGCTCAACCGCAACGCGGGAAACTACTTCACCGAAATCGAAATGGCGGCGTACTCGCCCTCGAACATCGTGCCCGGCATTGGCCACTCGCCTGACAAAATGCTGCAGGCTCGCGTCTTTTCCTACGCAGACGCCCACCGCTACCGGCTAGGCACTCACTACGAAGCCTTGCCAGTGAACCGGCCCAAGAACGAGGTCAACCACTACCACAAAGACGGAGCCATGCGCTTCTTCCAAAACGACGCCGGAAATCCAGACCTCTACTACGAGCCAAACTCCTTCGGAGGCCCGGCCGAGGATCCTTCCTACGCCGAACCGCCGCTGGGCATCTCCGGCGACGCGGACCGCTACGATCATCGCGAAGGCAACGACGACTACACTCAGCCCGGAAACCTGTATCGACTCTTCAACGACAGCCAACGCGATCGCTTGCACCGCAATATCGCCTCGGCCATGCAAGGCGTCCCGGAAAACATCGTTCGTCGCCAGCTCAACCATTTCCACCGAGCCGACCCTGCCTACGCTCAAGGCGTGGCACGCGCTCTAGGAATAGAGTTCGAACCGGATGACGAGCTCGCGTCCCTCGGGGCATAG
- a CDS encoding LysR substrate-binding domain-containing protein, which translates to MTQLRCFIAVARERNFTRAAKACHMTQPSLSYQIGRLEEELGEALFIRKPKAVELSDSGKLLLESALRIVEEQEAVVSKFRMREQLLSGEVRLGIIPTMAPYLLPPLLQAFRQSYPKISLVVRESRTSQLVKEVVSGEIEFAIVSDVEASSLKKYSLHLARLFEEALLLAVPNAHPLCGVTDLSVRHLQDQELILLSEGNCLRDQTEQLCSRRGDENALVCEQLPTQLSLVAAGLGVAVVPEMAVRESRGSDLEYLSFSGQPPRRMIGFLKKRGGKLSLAAQEFVIRLRRRVDGVV; encoded by the coding sequence ATGACGCAGCTGAGATGTTTTATCGCCGTGGCCCGCGAGCGAAACTTCACGCGAGCCGCCAAGGCTTGTCACATGACGCAGCCTTCGCTGAGCTATCAGATCGGGCGCTTGGAGGAGGAGCTGGGGGAGGCCTTGTTCATTCGCAAGCCGAAGGCGGTGGAGCTCAGCGATTCCGGAAAGCTGCTTCTGGAGAGCGCGTTGCGCATCGTGGAGGAGCAGGAGGCGGTTGTATCGAAATTTCGGATGCGCGAGCAGCTGCTCAGCGGCGAGGTCAGACTGGGCATCATTCCGACCATGGCGCCCTATCTGTTGCCGCCGCTGCTGCAGGCGTTTCGACAGAGCTATCCCAAGATCAGTCTCGTGGTGCGGGAGTCGCGCACTTCCCAGCTGGTGAAGGAGGTGGTCTCGGGAGAGATCGAGTTTGCCATCGTCAGCGACGTGGAGGCGAGCTCGCTGAAAAAGTACTCGCTGCATTTGGCCCGCTTGTTTGAAGAAGCCCTTTTGTTGGCGGTACCCAACGCTCATCCTTTGTGTGGCGTGACGGATCTCAGCGTCAGGCATCTGCAGGACCAGGAGCTGATCTTGCTGAGCGAAGGAAACTGTCTGCGGGATCAAACCGAGCAGCTGTGCAGCCGACGGGGCGATGAGAACGCATTGGTTTGCGAGCAGTTGCCGACTCAGCTCTCGCTGGTGGCGGCCGGGCTCGGCGTGGCGGTGGTGCCGGAAATGGCGGTCCGTGAGAGCAGGGGGAGCGATTTGGAGTACCTGAGTTTTTCAGGGCAGCCTCCTAGGCGAATGATCGGTTTCCTGAAGAAGCGAGGGGGTAAGTTAAGCCTCGCTGCTCAGGAGTTTGTAATCCGCTTGCGCCGTCGCGTGGACGGCGTAGTCTGA
- a CDS encoding MFS transporter, which produces MPANVWVLAGCQALAMCSVPMMVLVSGLLSARIAPDEKLATLPVALVVVGTACSAVPAAMINRRFGRKRGGYFGFAAGLVACALGYIAAKEAVFPLLLAASLCMGAAVAFGQQFRFAALESVSDPSNYGPAISAFMTGGLVAAVLGPEIGAFGRDLIESPHGFAGSFAVQGGVILAAVLLYSLYHETPQSASLSEPRGRPMKEIVRSPAFMVAAGTAAVSYIVMSFIMTATPINMYELCGFTLTDTKRVIQSHILAMFLPSLFSGWLMKRYGARKLMIAGVVAYAVVVVVGTQGQRLVHFWAALVVLGVGWNFLFASGTALLPLSYQPSERFRAQAANDLCVFGSQAVASLSAGWFLFSFGWSAMLFSCAPLLLVAGVLIGRSRSLRTAS; this is translated from the coding sequence TTGCCAGCCAACGTGTGGGTGCTCGCTGGCTGCCAAGCCTTGGCCATGTGCTCAGTGCCGATGATGGTGCTGGTTAGCGGGTTGCTCAGCGCCCGCATCGCTCCTGACGAGAAGCTGGCCACGCTGCCGGTGGCGCTCGTAGTGGTGGGCACGGCTTGCTCCGCCGTGCCCGCAGCCATGATAAACCGCCGCTTCGGGCGCAAGCGAGGCGGATACTTCGGATTCGCCGCCGGGCTGGTCGCTTGCGCCCTCGGCTATATCGCTGCCAAGGAAGCCGTTTTTCCGTTGTTGCTCGCGGCCTCTCTCTGCATGGGCGCCGCGGTGGCGTTCGGTCAGCAATTCCGATTTGCGGCCCTCGAGAGCGTGTCCGATCCGAGCAACTACGGTCCGGCGATTTCCGCATTCATGACTGGAGGATTGGTAGCCGCGGTCCTGGGGCCGGAGATCGGGGCGTTCGGGCGGGATCTGATCGAATCCCCCCATGGCTTCGCTGGATCCTTCGCAGTGCAGGGGGGAGTGATCCTAGCTGCGGTTCTGCTGTATTCACTTTATCATGAAACGCCGCAAAGCGCCTCGCTCTCGGAGCCGAGAGGGCGACCCATGAAGGAGATCGTTCGATCGCCTGCGTTTATGGTGGCGGCTGGAACGGCGGCGGTGAGCTATATCGTGATGAGTTTCATCATGACCGCTACGCCGATCAATATGTATGAACTTTGTGGATTCACGTTGACCGATACCAAGCGCGTGATCCAGAGCCACATTCTCGCGATGTTTCTTCCCAGTTTGTTTAGCGGCTGGCTGATGAAGCGCTATGGAGCCCGCAAGCTGATGATCGCAGGTGTGGTGGCCTACGCGGTGGTGGTCGTAGTGGGAACGCAAGGACAGCGTCTCGTGCATTTCTGGGCGGCTCTGGTGGTGCTTGGGGTCGGCTGGAACTTCCTCTTCGCTAGCGGTACGGCGCTTCTACCTTTGAGCTATCAACCCAGCGAACGCTTTCGAGCTCAGGCGGCCAACGATCTGTGCGTCTTCGGCAGCCAAGCGGTCGCTTCGCTGTCGGCGGGCTGGTTCCTGTTCAGTTTCGGCTGGAGCGCCATGTTGTTCAGCTGCGCTCCTCTGCTGCTGGTGGCGGGCGTGCTGATAGGACGCAGCAGGTCGCTGCGGACCGCGTCCTGA